Proteins co-encoded in one Opitutus terrae PB90-1 genomic window:
- a CDS encoding nucleotidyltransferase domain-containing protein gives MTIDPRLNRIVAAQPHPLLFATISGAHLYGFPSPDSDFDLRGAHILPIERVVGLDISDETLEDSRVIEGLEMDIVSHDVRKFFRLLLKKNGYVLEQLYSPLVVQTTPEHAELKQIARGCITRHHSHHYFGFSETQWKLFLKESPRRVKPLLYVYRVLLTGIWLMRTGEIEANLVKLNESFRLPHVPDLVARKSSGPEESILNEADIAYHESEYLRLRRELQAAHDASSLLKTPSAETRSAMNELLLRLRLS, from the coding sequence ATGACCATTGATCCGCGCCTGAATCGCATCGTCGCGGCCCAACCGCATCCGCTGCTCTTTGCTACGATCAGCGGTGCGCACCTCTATGGATTTCCTTCGCCGGATTCGGATTTCGACCTGCGCGGCGCGCACATTTTGCCAATCGAACGGGTCGTCGGCTTGGACATCTCGGACGAAACGCTTGAGGACTCGCGTGTGATCGAGGGACTGGAGATGGACATCGTGAGCCATGACGTCCGGAAGTTTTTCCGGCTCCTGCTCAAGAAAAACGGCTACGTGCTGGAGCAGCTCTATTCACCGCTCGTGGTTCAGACAACGCCCGAGCACGCCGAATTGAAACAAATCGCGCGCGGCTGCATCACGCGGCATCACTCGCACCACTATTTCGGTTTCTCCGAAACCCAATGGAAACTCTTCCTCAAAGAGTCTCCCCGCCGGGTTAAGCCACTGCTCTACGTTTATCGGGTTCTGCTCACCGGCATCTGGCTGATGCGCACGGGCGAGATTGAAGCCAACCTCGTCAAACTCAACGAGAGCTTCCGCCTTCCTCACGTACCTGATCTCGTCGCGCGAAAATCGAGCGGTCCCGAGGAGTCGATCCTCAATGAGGCGGACATCGCCTATCACGAATCCGAGTATCTGCGTCTTCGTAGAGAATTACAGGCCGCACACGACGCGAGCAGCCTGCTCAAAACACCGAGCGCGGAGACAAGAAGCGCGATGAACGAACTCCTCCTGCGGCTGCGGCTGTCCTGA
- a CDS encoding metallophosphoesterase, which yields MRIRILSDLHREFGDVELPEVPADVVLLAGDIDRNIRGVTWARQKFPGVPVLYVAGNHEHYDERIGRLHEKLRDAALGSNVVILENESFDWNGYRFFGATLWTDFDLLGDRSTAMFAAGSKEKGMNDYRKIRREDTGRLHPKHTAMLHADSRLALTQFLANADRTRSIVITHHAPSIRSLPETKHVEPISAAYASNLESLITANGPALWVHGHTHYPRDYVLGQTRIVNNALGYPGSTEIANPGFRHGLIVEL from the coding sequence ATGCGCATTCGCATCCTAAGCGATCTGCATCGGGAATTCGGCGACGTCGAATTGCCCGAAGTTCCTGCTGATGTCGTGCTGCTCGCTGGCGACATCGATCGCAATATTCGCGGTGTGACTTGGGCACGCCAGAAGTTTCCCGGTGTCCCGGTGCTCTACGTGGCAGGCAATCACGAGCACTACGACGAGAGGATCGGACGGCTTCATGAGAAGCTGCGGGATGCGGCGTTGGGCTCGAACGTCGTCATCCTCGAGAACGAGAGTTTCGACTGGAATGGTTACCGCTTCTTCGGTGCCACGCTCTGGACAGATTTCGATCTCTTGGGAGACCGCTCGACCGCAATGTTTGCAGCTGGCTCGAAAGAAAAGGGGATGAATGATTATCGAAAGATCCGGCGTGAAGACACTGGTCGACTACATCCCAAGCACACAGCGATGCTTCACGCTGACTCGCGTTTAGCGCTCACGCAGTTTCTAGCCAACGCCGACCGCACGCGCTCGATCGTAATCACGCATCACGCACCATCGATTCGATCGCTGCCCGAAACCAAACACGTTGAGCCCATCAGTGCCGCCTACGCATCGAACCTGGAGAGTCTGATTACGGCAAACGGTCCTGCGCTCTGGGTGCATGGACACACTCACTACCCACGCGACTATGTCCTCGGACAAACGCGGATCGTGAACAATGCGCTCGGGTATCCTGGAAGCACTGAGATCGCGAATCCCGGCTTTCGGCATGGTCTAATCGTAGAACTGTAG
- a CDS encoding flavodoxin family protein — MPYAVAISGSPRHNGNTETLLRRCLDRLSGQGIAGELVSLIGLHIRGCQACGACSETRDQSCPGGAGDDFEQVFEKMRAADILVVGSPTYFGSATPELMALLDRAGYVSRANGHLFSRKLGGPITVARRAGHNFTYAQLMFWYTINDMIVPGSTYWPVALAREPGAVLKDEEALRTVDRFADNLAWLAGKLN; from the coding sequence ATGCCCTACGCCGTCGCCATTTCAGGAAGTCCGCGCCACAACGGAAACACAGAGACGCTGCTGCGTCGCTGCCTCGATCGGCTTTCGGGGCAGGGCATTGCCGGCGAGCTGGTCAGTCTGATCGGGTTGCACATTCGCGGCTGCCAGGCATGTGGCGCCTGTAGTGAGACGCGCGACCAATCGTGTCCGGGAGGTGCTGGCGACGATTTCGAGCAGGTATTCGAGAAGATGCGCGCGGCGGACATTCTCGTGGTCGGTTCGCCGACGTACTTCGGCTCGGCCACACCGGAGCTGATGGCGCTACTCGATCGGGCCGGCTACGTGTCGCGCGCCAACGGGCATCTGTTTTCCCGCAAGCTCGGCGGCCCCATCACCGTCGCGCGCCGCGCGGGCCACAACTTCACCTACGCGCAGTTGATGTTCTGGTATACCATCAACGACATGATCGTGCCTGGGTCGACCTACTGGCCGGTCGCGCTCGCGCGCGAGCCCGGCGCGGTGTTGAAGGACGAGGAAGCGCTCCGCACCGTTGATCGTTTCGCCGACAATCTCGCCTGGTTGGCGGGCAAGCTGAACTAG